A segment of the Vicinamibacteria bacterium genome:
TTCCGATGAGGCCGGGGCCAGGTAGCTTCGCGTTGGTGGCGCTGGGTTCGCCCTCACTCGGGAGGGCAAGCGCTAACGCAACGCCCTCGCTCTAAGGGGACGCCACCTCCGCAGAAACTGAATCAAAACTCACTGGACCACCTCCTTCCCAGGCGTTCCAACGTTCGACGGACCCAACCCGTCCGGCTCGCCGGGACCGCCCAAGCCCGGCGTGGAGCCGCCGCCCGGAACGCGTCCGGACGGAATGGAATACAGCTTCACAGTCGCTCATCTCGCAATCTTTGTCAACCCGTTTGGACGAAGCGCTGCCCAGACAGTAGGTCCTCGAGCATTTGTCGAGCATCGCCGCCGCTTACGACGCCTTGGGGGAGATACGCAACGAGCGTCGCGCGCTCGGTCTCGGCCACGACTTTGACCCGCTCGTTTCCGGTGATGGGTGCGTCGCAAGGGCCGAATCCATCCGCGAGGACGGGCTTGTTGTCCAGCCGGAACGGGCCGCGTAACGACTCGTAGCTCTCTCCCTCGCGGCCAGAGCGGAGAACGAAGGGAGGCTCGAAACTCCCCTCAGCCATGACGCAACAAGGGACCGCGAGAGCCGCCGACAGGCAATTGTTCAAATCGACGATAGGAAGAATCTCCGGGATCTCCTCCCCCTTCAGGATCCTTCTCAGGAGAGCTTCGGAGGCCGGACGGTACCGGGACGGATCGCAACCAACCTCCTTGAACAGGCGCCTCATACTGGAAACGGCCGGATGGGCCGAGAGCGACTCGAGCTTCAGAACGCGCCGAACCTCCGCGGACACCGATCGCCTCCTCTCTCCAAGCGAAGCGCGATCGAGAGCGCCTGCCTCGATCTCTGCAAAGAACAATTCCCAACCTATCAGCTCGTAGCGAACCTCGTACACGTCCGCCTCCGTCGAGTTTTCCAGTGACAAGTATGCCAAATTCTTTACAACTATGTAGTTTTTTCCCACCAACCGGTCGGTCATCCCGTCAAAAAGCCGCGCCAAAAGGGACTTCACGCACTTGGTATGAAACTTGCTAAAAGAAAAACCTAAACCTATACTGATGTCTGCACCAGGATTTGAGACCATGACGAATTGGGAGAGAAGCGAGCCCGCCGAACCACCGAGAGACGTCCCCGAGGGCCTGTATCACGAGGCTCAGGCGGACGGTGTCCCGTACGACGAGGAGCTCGAGCCCTTCACCCGCGAACTGCCAAGGCGACAGTTTTAAGCCGAGGTTCCACGAGACCGGGAGCCCCGCTCAGTCGGGCACGACCGAGGGCCGGTCTGGCAGTTCATTTTTGTCCGCTCCAGAGCTCGGGAAGTGTGCGGCTAGCACCTGCCCGATCTGCTCGACGCCGGCACAGATACCTTTCGCGAACCCATCCTTCCGGATGC
Coding sequences within it:
- a CDS encoding phenylalanine--tRNA ligase beta subunit-related protein — its product is MSLENSTEADVYEVRYELIGWELFFAEIEAGALDRASLGERRRSVSAEVRRVLKLESLSAHPAVSSMRRLFKEVGCDPSRYRPASEALLRRILKGEEIPEILPIVDLNNCLSAALAVPCCVMAEGSFEPPFVLRSGREGESYESLRGPFRLDNKPVLADGFGPCDAPITGNERVKVVAETERATLVAYLPQGVVSGGDARQMLEDLLSGQRFVQTG